In Rosa chinensis cultivar Old Blush chromosome 1, RchiOBHm-V2, whole genome shotgun sequence, a genomic segment contains:
- the LOC112182417 gene encoding RNA pseudouridine synthase 3, mitochondrial isoform X1: protein MTGRKTQTGIRSPSPNSHFKVSLSCSLSPSITPAIPTCKTMRRRIVTYCHVSPFTRQYSSLSPPPPQTAGPPPLIRVSNHVAKLGPPKEGPKPRQLLSLSPFPGGRHLPGKKKSYQDGAVSRPSHVTAVSWLKYYFHEIDDTAIRSHFNKGLVQMEGPDSIGKEGQVKRLRKIRPSEVMEEGARVYVPVSIAESKISRRFDCIPSETLYPNADEIDYLQRLVKYKDSAIIVLNKPPKLPVKGNVPVHNSMDALAAAALSYDYDEGPKLVHRLDRESSGLLLMGRTKDSVSLLHSLYTDINIGKSSCRAWNDACRTKCQRYWALVIGSPKEKEGLICAPLMKVLLDDGKTERVILAPQSGLEASQPALTQYRVLGPTINGCSWIELQPLTSRKHQLRVHCAEALGTPIVGDYKYGWFVHWRWKQMPQVDIEPATGLQYKLRRPAGLDVQKGSVLSKVPLLHLHCRELVLPNIAKFLVLLDQKSDNWHPVDSLKPDILRFVASMPTHMKLSWNLMSSYLV from the exons ATGACGGGTCGGAAAACCCAGACCGGAATTCGGAGCCCAAGTCCAAATAGTCACTTCAAGGTGTCTCTGTCATGTTCTTTAAG TCCGTCAATCACTCCCGCAATCCCAACATGTAAAACGATGCGGAGAAGAATCGTAACCTACTGCCACGTGTCACCCTTTACTCGCCAATACTCTAGCTTATCTCCTCCACCGCCGCAGACCGCCGGACCGCCGCCGCTCATCCGAGTGTCGAACCACGTCGCCAAACTGGGCCCACCGAAAGAAGGCCCGAAACCCAGGCAGCTCCTCTCCTTGTCGCCTTTCCCCGGCGGTCGACATTTGCCGGGGAAGAAGAAGTCATACCAAGACGGCGCCGTTTCACGACCCTCACACGTCACCGCCGTCAGTTGGCTCAAGTATTACTTCCATGAGATTGACGACACCGCCATTCGGTCCCATTTCAACAAAGGCCTT GTTCAGATGGAAGGCCCGGATTCAATTGGGAAGGAAGGGCAAGTGAAACGTTTGAGAAAG ATTAGGCCTAGTGAGGTAATGGAGGAAGGTGCAAGAGTATATGTACCAGTATCGATTGCAGAGAGTAAAATTTCAAGGAGATTCGACTGCATACCGAGTGAGACATTGTACCCAAATGCGGATGAGATTGACTACTTGCAAAGGCTTGTCAAGTACAAG GACTCTGCTATAATAGTGCTGAACAAGCCCCCAAAATTGCCAGTCAAG GGTAATGTGCCAGTCCATAACAGCATGGATGCATTGGCAGCAGCAGCATTATCTTATGATTATGATGAAGGTCCTAAATTG GTTCATCGGCTTGACAGAGAGAGCAGTGGCCTCCTTTTAATGGGAAGAACAAAAGACAGTGTATCTCTTCTGCATTCGTTATACACTGACATCAACATTGGGAAATCATCATGCAGG GCTTGGAATGATGCATGTAGAACAAAATGTCAGAGGTACTGGGCATTGGTTATAGGGTCGCCCAAGGAAAAGGAAGGCTTAATTTGTGCTCCTCTCATGAAG GTGCTTCTTGACGATGGGAAGACAGAGAGGGTCATCTTGGCTCCTCAGTCAGGATTAGAAGCTTCCCAACCGGCTCTAACTCAATATCGGGTGCTTGGTCCTACGATAAATGGATGCTCATGGATTGAATTACAACCACTCACTAGCCGAAAGCATCAG CTCCGTGTTCATTGTGCTGAAGCTTTAGGCACGCCAATTGTGGGTGACTATAAGTATGGGTGGTTTGTTCACTGGAGATGGAAACAAATGCCTCAAGTCGATATTGAGCCGGCAACTGGGCTACAATACAAGTTGCGGAGGCCAGCAGGTCTGGATGTACAGAAGGGAAGTGTTCTATCAAAAGTCCCTCTTTTGCATCTACACTGTAGAGAGCTCGTACTCCCCAATATTGCTAAGTTCCTTGTTTTATTGGATCAGAAGTCAGACAACTGGCACCCTGTAGACAGTTTGAAGCCAGATATCCTTCGGTTTGTGGCATCGATGCCAACCCACATGAAACTTAGTTGGAATCTCATGTCATCTTATTTGGTGTAG
- the LOC112182417 gene encoding RNA pseudouridine synthase 3, mitochondrial isoform X2, producing the protein MRRRIVTYCHVSPFTRQYSSLSPPPPQTAGPPPLIRVSNHVAKLGPPKEGPKPRQLLSLSPFPGGRHLPGKKKSYQDGAVSRPSHVTAVSWLKYYFHEIDDTAIRSHFNKGLVQMEGPDSIGKEGQVKRLRKIRPSEVMEEGARVYVPVSIAESKISRRFDCIPSETLYPNADEIDYLQRLVKYKDSAIIVLNKPPKLPVKGNVPVHNSMDALAAAALSYDYDEGPKLVHRLDRESSGLLLMGRTKDSVSLLHSLYTDINIGKSSCRAWNDACRTKCQRYWALVIGSPKEKEGLICAPLMKVLLDDGKTERVILAPQSGLEASQPALTQYRVLGPTINGCSWIELQPLTSRKHQLRVHCAEALGTPIVGDYKYGWFVHWRWKQMPQVDIEPATGLQYKLRRPAGLDVQKGSVLSKVPLLHLHCRELVLPNIAKFLVLLDQKSDNWHPVDSLKPDILRFVASMPTHMKLSWNLMSSYLV; encoded by the exons ATGCGGAGAAGAATCGTAACCTACTGCCACGTGTCACCCTTTACTCGCCAATACTCTAGCTTATCTCCTCCACCGCCGCAGACCGCCGGACCGCCGCCGCTCATCCGAGTGTCGAACCACGTCGCCAAACTGGGCCCACCGAAAGAAGGCCCGAAACCCAGGCAGCTCCTCTCCTTGTCGCCTTTCCCCGGCGGTCGACATTTGCCGGGGAAGAAGAAGTCATACCAAGACGGCGCCGTTTCACGACCCTCACACGTCACCGCCGTCAGTTGGCTCAAGTATTACTTCCATGAGATTGACGACACCGCCATTCGGTCCCATTTCAACAAAGGCCTT GTTCAGATGGAAGGCCCGGATTCAATTGGGAAGGAAGGGCAAGTGAAACGTTTGAGAAAG ATTAGGCCTAGTGAGGTAATGGAGGAAGGTGCAAGAGTATATGTACCAGTATCGATTGCAGAGAGTAAAATTTCAAGGAGATTCGACTGCATACCGAGTGAGACATTGTACCCAAATGCGGATGAGATTGACTACTTGCAAAGGCTTGTCAAGTACAAG GACTCTGCTATAATAGTGCTGAACAAGCCCCCAAAATTGCCAGTCAAG GGTAATGTGCCAGTCCATAACAGCATGGATGCATTGGCAGCAGCAGCATTATCTTATGATTATGATGAAGGTCCTAAATTG GTTCATCGGCTTGACAGAGAGAGCAGTGGCCTCCTTTTAATGGGAAGAACAAAAGACAGTGTATCTCTTCTGCATTCGTTATACACTGACATCAACATTGGGAAATCATCATGCAGG GCTTGGAATGATGCATGTAGAACAAAATGTCAGAGGTACTGGGCATTGGTTATAGGGTCGCCCAAGGAAAAGGAAGGCTTAATTTGTGCTCCTCTCATGAAG GTGCTTCTTGACGATGGGAAGACAGAGAGGGTCATCTTGGCTCCTCAGTCAGGATTAGAAGCTTCCCAACCGGCTCTAACTCAATATCGGGTGCTTGGTCCTACGATAAATGGATGCTCATGGATTGAATTACAACCACTCACTAGCCGAAAGCATCAG CTCCGTGTTCATTGTGCTGAAGCTTTAGGCACGCCAATTGTGGGTGACTATAAGTATGGGTGGTTTGTTCACTGGAGATGGAAACAAATGCCTCAAGTCGATATTGAGCCGGCAACTGGGCTACAATACAAGTTGCGGAGGCCAGCAGGTCTGGATGTACAGAAGGGAAGTGTTCTATCAAAAGTCCCTCTTTTGCATCTACACTGTAGAGAGCTCGTACTCCCCAATATTGCTAAGTTCCTTGTTTTATTGGATCAGAAGTCAGACAACTGGCACCCTGTAGACAGTTTGAAGCCAGATATCCTTCGGTTTGTGGCATCGATGCCAACCCACATGAAACTTAGTTGGAATCTCATGTCATCTTATTTGGTGTAG
- the LOC112169964 gene encoding putative F-box protein At3g29830, whose amino-acid sequence MAVFDIEAGELEEAYLDFGLEYEGNEGMGDLLYQLLHQLPVRTLTVCTYMLQVLPLELISNGVTPVFGVAKLTLRTAMLSCEQKGVKYLLRSCPVLQALTIQIVPQRLVDLDEGQPDDVRHVWTLNALEYHCINQTLRVVQVKGYTGTRHEIGFLKYLFCRGRVLEKLHISIGEELLNQRSIAENRQLVIQTFQGLRRASNNLRINTYGR is encoded by the exons ATGGCTGTGTTTGATATCGAAGCTGGGGAGTTGGAAGAGGCCTACCTTGACTTTGGACTCGAGTATGAAGGCAACGAAGGAATGGGGGATCTCCTCTATCAACTCCTCCACCAACTTCCTGTTAGAACACTCACAGTATGCACGTATATGCTTCAG GTTCTGCCATTGGAACTGATATCCAATGGTGTAACTCCTGTCTTCGGGGTGGCGAAGTTAACTCTGAGGACCGCAATGCTCAGTTGTGAGCAGAAAGGGGTCAAGTATCTCCTCAGAAGTTGCCCTGTCTTGCAAGCTTTGACCATCCAAATAGTCCCTCAGAGACTAGTTGATCTTGAT GAAGGTCAACCGGATGATGTACGTCATGTATGGACTCTAAATGCACTGGAGTACCATTGTATAAACCAAACATTGAGAGTTGTACAGGTGAAAGGTTACACAGGTACGAGACACGAAATTGGCTTTCTGAAGTATCTCTTTTGCCGTGGCCGTGTGCTCGAAAAACTTCATATTAGTATCGGCGAGGAGCTTTTGAACCAGAGGAGTATTGCTGAAAATCGGCAACTTGTAATTCAAACATTTCAAGGTTTGAGAAGAGCTTCAAATAATCTCCGAATAAATACATATGGTAGATGA